In the Anaerostipes caccae L1-92 genome, GGCATTCCAGAAAGGAATTCAGGGAAGATAACTGGCACTGGGTGACCATCACAGGATATGATGAGGAACGGGAGATTTTGATCTGGTCCAACTGCGGGGAACGGGAAGAGATCCCTGTGAAAGTCTTGCTGGATGACTCGGCCAGATATTATATCGGACTGGTCCGTTTTGAAGAAAAGAATTAAAGAGTTCCGATTTTTACAATTCATATGAAGAGAAAGAGAGTAAGCTGTAACCCATCAGCAGGAAACAAAGTAAATAAGAGAGATGGGAACAAAGGCGTTCACCGGAGATATATCCGGCGGACGCCTTTCTTTTATGAAAAGGAGTGATATGTATGGAGAGAACAAAAAAATTGGGACTCGGAAGTGCGGTATCCGTCTGTGTGGGATTGATCGTAGCCACCAGCTGTCTGCTTTCCCTCGGGCAGGGCATGGGTCTTGCAGGCAAAAATTTTATTATCGCACTGTTTGTCGTACTGATACTGAACGGGTTTTTGGCTTTAAGTTTTTCAGAGCTGCATTCCATGATGCCGAAAGCAGAAGGGGGCCTGGGACAGTACACTTTGGTGGGTTTAGGACCGGTGGCATCTATGGTATCTACGTTATCCGCTTATGTGATTGTTGATATTTTATCCGGTTCCGTAGAAATCGCCATGTGCGGAACGGTGCTGAATCAGATCTTTCTTCCCCAGATTCCGGCACCGGTGATCAGTGTGATCGTATTGGGGGTTCTGTCCTATGTAAACTATAAAGGAGTTGATTTTTTTGCCCGAATCCAGAACATTGTCGTATTCCTTCTGCTGGCATCTTTTCTGCTCATGGGTATCATAAGTTTTTTCCATCTGGGTACCGGCGAGATAGTGACGGCTGCACAGCAGACGAAGCCGCAGGTTACCGGGATCGGAGGAATCGTTTCTTTATCGGCGCTGGCTTTCTGGTTGTTTATCGGTATTGAATTCGTAATCCCGGTATCAAAGGATCTAAAGAACCCTAAAAGAGACGTACTTTTGGCTATGATTATTGGCAGTGTCGTCTTGTTCGGGGTGCAGGCACTGCTCGGTGTGGGAATGACACAGTATGTCACACTGCAGGAACTGGCATCGAATCCAATGCCCCATATGCTGTTTGCACAACGGTGCATGGGCCAGGCCGGTGTCTACTGGATGGGCATCGTGACACTGCTGGCAGGAATAAGTACAGTCAATACCGTTCTCGGAGGCATCCCGAATATTTTAAGCGGTATGGCCGAAAATGATTTGTTTCCGAAGGCTTTTCAGCAGAAAAACAAGTATGGGGTTCCGGCAGCAGGAATCGGCCTGCTGAGCGGAGGAATCACGGCATTGATTATCACTGGCTTTACCCAGTCCTCAGGGCTTACAAATATCATCCTTGCGGCATCCTGTTTCTGGCTGACTTCTTACATTATGGTCAACATCACAGTCCTTGTGCTGAGAAGAAGATATCCGGATGCCGAGGGCAGAAATAAGAATCTGGTTCTTCTCGGCATCCCTCAGGTGATCTGCATTATCGGTGACATTTATATGATCTTTAACATCGCCGAGGGTGATGCCAGAATCCTGATTTATAAAATATTCGCAACTTTGCTGCTGGCATTGATCGCATTCTCAGTGATCTGGGTAAAGGGAATAAAGAAAATGGGAACGGTCGAATGTCCGGAAATGCAGACAGTGAATACATTAGCGTGACATTTTCCGCACGATTTCCGTTCGGCTCTTAGAATGCCTCACTCCAATCGTGCAGAAAATGGGTCTGGCAGTGAAAGACTAAAATGAGCATTTAAAAGTTTTTTTTCTAAAACAGGAGGTTTTGATTATGAGCAATTCAAAGGTTGATTTTTTATATTTAAATGAAGAGGAAATGGTGAAGCTCGGAGTTACGGATATGAAGGGCTGCGTGGAGAGTATGGAAGAGATGTTCCGGCTGTTGAGCAGAGGGGATTATGCTATGGGAGGTTCTAACGGGAATTCCCATGGATGTATGGTTTCTTTTCCGGATATATCACCCTTTCCGAACATGCCGGTGAACGGTCCTGACCGCAGGTTTATGGCGATGCCTGCTTACCTGGGCGGAGAATATGACATGGCGGGGATGAAATGGTATGGTTCCAACGTGGAGAATAAAGACAAAGGGCTTCCGAGATCCATCTTAATGCTGATGCTCAATGATAAAGAGACCGGTGCGCCGAGATCCTTAATGTCTGCGAACCTGCTGAGTGCTTACCGAACAGGGGCAGTGCCGGGGGTCGGTGCCAAGCATTTGGCGAGAAGGGATTCCAAAGTGCTTGGGATTTATGGGCCCGGTGTCATGAACAAAACGGCTCTGGAAGCGTTTGTCTGTACCTGTCCGTGTCTTGATACCATTAAGATTAAGGGAAGAAGCAGGGGCTCTATTGAAAGTTTTATTGAATATGTGAAGGGAAAATTTCCTCAGTTTCAGACGATTGAGGTGGCAGATACACTGGAAGAACTGGTCCGGGGCTCTGATGTGATCAGCATGGCTACATCCTGTCCGGAAGGATCAGAAAATTACCCGATGGTCAAAGAAGAATGGATTAAGCCGGGTGCATTTTTCAGCCTTCCTGCGTGCGCTAACTTTGAAGATGACTTTCTGCTGAACAAAGCAAAGACAGTGGTAGACAACTTTGGTTTATATGAAGCATGGACCGAAGAATATCCTCATCCTTCTTTTGAGACCGTACCGATTATCGGAACAAAGTTTGTGGATATGTACCACGACGGAATCATGCCGAGGAAGAAAATCGAAGACATCGGAGATATCATCAACGGAAAGGTTCCGGGACGAAAAGATGATGACGAGATTATTCTGTTCTCTATCGGAGGAATGCCAGTGGAAGATGTGGCATGGGGAACAGAATTGTACAGAAAAGCATTGGATCAGGGAATTGGGACGAAACTGAACTTGTGGGATTCCCCGAGAATGGCGTAGTTTTTATCACTATTTCCGTCGCGCTTTTGAAATGCGCTCCTCCAATAGTGATAAAAAACTATCGCAGGGCGGCATCTTTTGGCTGAAGAATACT is a window encoding:
- a CDS encoding APC family permease, encoding MERTKKLGLGSAVSVCVGLIVATSCLLSLGQGMGLAGKNFIIALFVVLILNGFLALSFSELHSMMPKAEGGLGQYTLVGLGPVASMVSTLSAYVIVDILSGSVEIAMCGTVLNQIFLPQIPAPVISVIVLGVLSYVNYKGVDFFARIQNIVVFLLLASFLLMGIISFFHLGTGEIVTAAQQTKPQVTGIGGIVSLSALAFWLFIGIEFVIPVSKDLKNPKRDVLLAMIIGSVVLFGVQALLGVGMTQYVTLQELASNPMPHMLFAQRCMGQAGVYWMGIVTLLAGISTVNTVLGGIPNILSGMAENDLFPKAFQQKNKYGVPAAGIGLLSGGITALIITGFTQSSGLTNIILAASCFWLTSYIMVNITVLVLRRRYPDAEGRNKNLVLLGIPQVICIIGDIYMIFNIAEGDARILIYKIFATLLLALIAFSVIWVKGIKKMGTVECPEMQTVNTLA
- a CDS encoding tyramine oxidase subunit B — protein: MSNSKVDFLYLNEEEMVKLGVTDMKGCVESMEEMFRLLSRGDYAMGGSNGNSHGCMVSFPDISPFPNMPVNGPDRRFMAMPAYLGGEYDMAGMKWYGSNVENKDKGLPRSILMLMLNDKETGAPRSLMSANLLSAYRTGAVPGVGAKHLARRDSKVLGIYGPGVMNKTALEAFVCTCPCLDTIKIKGRSRGSIESFIEYVKGKFPQFQTIEVADTLEELVRGSDVISMATSCPEGSENYPMVKEEWIKPGAFFSLPACANFEDDFLLNKAKTVVDNFGLYEAWTEEYPHPSFETVPIIGTKFVDMYHDGIMPRKKIEDIGDIINGKVPGRKDDDEIILFSIGGMPVEDVAWGTELYRKALDQGIGTKLNLWDSPRMA